In Acinetobacter sp. TGL-Y2, a genomic segment contains:
- the gigB gene encoding anti-anti-sigma factor GigB has protein sequence MSTGHVEYASLNGTHIFKLIGEVRAQSCISLDKLLSRIEQQNNVIGAIVDLTQTTFIDSTVLGILAKLGLKLKQVHNIQAVMLSTNSDITTLANSMGLGQVFVILNYCGDPNVCTRELLDEHITHNTMLSTVLDAHKTLMKLNQNNQNMFEPLVKQLEKQKDTIDHSI, from the coding sequence ATGTCAACAGGTCATGTTGAATATGCAAGCTTAAATGGCACGCATATCTTCAAACTTATTGGTGAAGTTCGAGCGCAATCTTGTATTAGTTTAGACAAGCTGCTGTCTCGAATTGAACAACAAAATAACGTCATTGGCGCAATTGTTGATTTAACACAAACCACATTTATAGACAGTACTGTTTTGGGTATTTTGGCGAAGCTGGGTTTAAAGCTGAAGCAAGTGCACAATATTCAGGCTGTGATGTTATCGACCAATTCAGACATTACCACTCTGGCCAATAGTATGGGCCTAGGGCAGGTTTTCGTGATCCTGAATTATTGTGGAGATCCGAATGTATGCACGCGTGAATTGCTCGATGAGCACATTACGCACAATACCATGCTGTCTACGGTGTTAGATGCGCATAAAACCTTAATGAAGTTAAATCAGAATAATCAAAATATGTTTGAACCTTTGGTCAAACAGCTGGAAAAGCAAAAAGATACGATTGATCATAGTATCTAA
- a CDS encoding carbon-nitrogen hydrolase family protein, with amino-acid sequence MTLVSIVQMNSQDDIEANFKAIESLIIKAKSGGASLIVFPENFACFAAGKQRETAERFQEFQQRLQQLAHTHQIWIVAGTLPCPYRPDGTVVPDGRVRTTSLCISPERTEARYDKIHLFDVQVGDAVGGYQESKFFEPGDEVVVAQTPFGNIGLMVCYDLRFPELALNLRHQGAHLLTAPSAFTYTTGQMHWQLLLQARAMDSQCQVLGAAQQGLHGEKRQTWGHSAASNSRGQILDRIDSEGAQLITVHFDLEEQAKIRESMPLMQHRRLLQF; translated from the coding sequence ATGACTTTAGTTTCTATTGTTCAAATGAATTCTCAAGATGATATTGAAGCAAACTTCAAGGCCATTGAATCATTGATCATTAAAGCGAAAAGTGGTGGTGCTTCTTTAATTGTTTTTCCTGAAAATTTTGCATGTTTCGCCGCGGGTAAACAGCGTGAAACAGCGGAACGCTTTCAAGAGTTTCAGCAGCGCCTACAACAGCTTGCGCATACGCATCAAATTTGGATCGTCGCGGGAACGCTTCCTTGCCCATATCGCCCAGATGGAACAGTTGTTCCCGATGGTCGTGTGCGTACCACCAGTTTATGTATTAGCCCTGAGCGTACCGAAGCACGTTACGATAAAATTCATTTGTTTGATGTTCAAGTCGGTGATGCGGTCGGTGGGTATCAAGAATCTAAATTCTTTGAACCTGGGGATGAGGTGGTGGTTGCACAAACACCATTTGGCAATATTGGTCTTATGGTTTGTTATGATCTGCGCTTTCCTGAACTTGCGTTAAATTTAAGACACCAAGGTGCTCATCTATTAACCGCACCTTCTGCTTTTACTTACACCACAGGTCAAATGCACTGGCAATTGTTATTACAGGCACGTGCGATGGACAGTCAATGTCAAGTCTTGGGTGCAGCGCAACAAGGCTTACACGGCGAAAAACGTCAAACTTGGGGGCATTCTGCAGCCAGTAACAGTCGTGGGCAAATTTTAGATAGGATTGATAGTGAAGGTGCACAGCTGATTACTGTACATTTTGATTTAGAAGAGCAAGCCAAAATTCGTGAATCGATGCCGCTCATGCAGCATCGCAGACTGCTGCAATTTTAA
- the gspE gene encoding type II secretion system ATPase GspE produces MQVLKQLQIPYSFAKKHGVLLRYEGDQVFIVRRQDASLVSIQEARRYIGRVAHHQLSTEQDFNQLLSSSYAGETGESQQVAAGLEDHPDLLSLADQVPETEDLMDQEDDAPIVRLINALLSEAIRVGASDIHIEAFEKKLSVRLRVDGQLREIVQPRRELAPLLVSRIKVMAKLDIAEKRIPQDGRISLRLAGREVDVRVSTLPSSHGERVVMRLLDKQAGRLNMTHLGLMQSDYDRLTQLVHRPHGIILVTGPTGSGKTTTLYAALSDLNDGSKNILTAEDPIEYQLEGIGQTQVNTKVDMTFARALKAMLRQDPDVVMVGEIRDLETAEIAVQASLTGHLVLSTLHTNTAIGAVTRLKDMGIEPFLLASSLIGVIAQRLVRTLCSHCHTLRDSDDFEHEIFRTVSQESIIKLPQPKGCEHCSHTGFSGRTAIYEIAPVDDQMRRLIHGNAAEYELESYVRQQSGSIREDGLRKVLQGKTTLEEVLRVTNEAAE; encoded by the coding sequence ATGCAAGTACTTAAACAATTACAAATACCTTATAGTTTTGCAAAAAAGCATGGAGTGCTGCTACGTTATGAAGGTGATCAAGTTTTTATTGTTCGTCGTCAAGATGCATCATTGGTTTCCATTCAAGAAGCCCGTCGTTATATTGGACGTGTGGCTCACCACCAATTAAGCACTGAACAAGATTTTAATCAACTGCTGAGTTCAAGTTACGCAGGGGAAACAGGTGAGTCTCAACAAGTCGCAGCGGGACTTGAGGATCATCCAGATTTACTCAGCCTAGCGGATCAAGTGCCTGAAACTGAAGATCTCATGGATCAAGAAGATGATGCACCAATTGTCCGTTTAATCAATGCCTTGTTGTCTGAGGCCATTCGTGTTGGGGCATCCGATATTCATATTGAAGCCTTTGAAAAAAAACTGTCAGTTCGTTTACGTGTCGATGGTCAACTTCGAGAAATTGTACAACCGCGTCGTGAGCTTGCGCCGCTTTTGGTATCTCGTATTAAAGTCATGGCAAAGCTCGATATCGCGGAAAAACGCATTCCGCAAGATGGTCGTATTTCCTTAAGACTTGCAGGGCGTGAGGTAGACGTACGTGTTTCCACCTTACCGTCCTCGCATGGTGAACGTGTGGTGATGCGTCTTCTTGATAAACAAGCAGGGCGTTTGAATATGACCCATTTGGGACTGATGCAAAGTGATTATGATCGCTTGACTCAGTTGGTACACCGTCCGCATGGCATTATTTTGGTCACAGGGCCGACAGGTTCGGGTAAAACCACCACACTGTATGCAGCACTGTCCGATTTAAATGATGGCTCTAAAAATATTCTCACTGCAGAAGATCCCATTGAATATCAACTTGAAGGCATTGGGCAGACTCAAGTCAATACCAAAGTCGATATGACTTTTGCTCGTGCGTTAAAGGCTATGCTGCGTCAAGATCCAGATGTGGTGATGGTCGGGGAGATTCGAGATTTAGAAACAGCAGAAATTGCAGTTCAGGCCTCACTCACCGGACATTTAGTTTTGTCCACCCTACATACCAATACAGCGATTGGTGCAGTGACGCGTCTTAAAGACATGGGCATTGAGCCCTTCCTTTTAGCCAGTTCACTGATTGGCGTGATTGCGCAAAGACTAGTGCGTACGCTGTGTTCGCATTGTCATACTTTACGTGATTCAGATGATTTTGAACATGAAATATTTAGAACTGTAAGTCAAGAAAGCATCATTAAGTTACCTCAGCCCAAAGGGTGTGAGCATTGCTCGCATACAGGGTTTAGTGGTCGAACTGCGATATATGAAATAGCACCTGTTGATGATCAAATGCGCCGTTTAATTCATGGCAACGCAGCGGAGTATGAGCTTGAAAGCTATGTACGTCAGCAGTCGGGTTCGATTCGAGAAGATGGATTGCGTAAAGTATTGCAAGGTAAAACAACTTTAGAGGAAGTGTTGAGAGTGACCAATGAAGCAGCGGAGTGA
- the gigA gene encoding RsbU family protein phosphatase GigA, whose protein sequence is MYFIQPTRNIPNLDQVLDTLPSLQMINIEDIHLYDPTIIAIADVNDFLDYQWSLPTIVIAYEHEGAQLSQAWEMGALAGWLWSRLPVNPEKALSKIDAQYKRNQDSRDLPSAAALQKKLLPNPIELQNYKVETLFQPSAYLSGDWYDYWKISDKEVIFYLADVSGHGVTSSLLTSWMAAFHGRSKTPRELLKKLNGMLLQENIEKHITMLAGVLNLETHHLKWSSAGHYPPAIIFEPNQPPRILNTSSFPLGLTADFEIEEQECVLSRYARFIICSDGALEPFDGGLNEQFTQLLFHLQNQSFEAPEHVADDIAILSFQRMN, encoded by the coding sequence ATGTATTTCATTCAGCCCACGCGTAACATTCCCAATTTAGATCAAGTTCTAGATACGCTTCCGAGCCTGCAAATGATCAATATAGAAGATATTCATTTATATGATCCAACTATTATCGCAATTGCTGATGTCAATGATTTTCTAGATTATCAATGGTCATTACCAACAATTGTGATTGCCTATGAACATGAAGGGGCACAATTGTCTCAAGCCTGGGAAATGGGTGCCCTCGCTGGTTGGTTATGGTCTCGCTTGCCAGTAAATCCTGAAAAGGCACTGTCAAAAATTGATGCGCAGTACAAGCGTAATCAAGACAGTCGTGATTTGCCTTCAGCTGCGGCATTACAGAAGAAGCTTTTACCCAATCCGATTGAACTACAAAACTATAAAGTCGAAACCTTGTTTCAACCGTCTGCTTATTTATCTGGGGATTGGTACGATTACTGGAAAATTAGTGATAAAGAAGTCATTTTTTATTTAGCTGATGTCTCTGGGCACGGTGTGACCAGTTCATTACTCACCTCTTGGATGGCAGCCTTTCATGGTCGTTCTAAAACACCGCGAGAGCTATTAAAGAAACTTAACGGCATGTTGTTGCAAGAGAATATTGAAAAACATATCACCATGTTAGCGGGTGTATTGAATTTGGAAACCCATCATTTAAAATGGTCAAGTGCTGGGCATTATCCACCTGCGATTATCTTTGAGCCGAACCAACCGCCCCGTATCTTAAATACCAGTAGTTTTCCGTTGGGTTTGACTGCCGATTTTGAAATTGAAGAACAAGAATGCGTATTAAGTCGTTATGCGCGTTTCATTATTTGTTCAGATGGCGCACTTGAACCTTTTGATGGGGGTTTGAATGAACAATTCACACAATTGCTATTTCATTTGCAGAACCAATCATTTGAAGCACCAGAACATGTCGCAGATGATATTGCAATCTTAAGCTTTCAAAGAATGAATTAA
- a CDS encoding organic hydroperoxide resistance protein: protein MSLEKIVYTAKAKATGGRDGRATSSDGVLDVQLAVPKEMGGPGGGTNPEQLFAAGYSACFLGAMKFVANRDKLNISKDAYIEGEVSIGPIPTGFGLAVILNVHLEGLEQNEAQKLVDAAHIVCPYSNATRGNIDVTLNVIV from the coding sequence ATGTCATTAGAAAAAATAGTATATACCGCAAAAGCCAAAGCAACCGGTGGTCGTGACGGTCGTGCAACATCATCAGATGGGGTCTTAGATGTTCAATTGGCTGTGCCGAAAGAAATGGGCGGTCCCGGTGGTGGAACAAACCCTGAACAGCTTTTTGCCGCAGGTTATTCGGCGTGTTTTTTGGGTGCGATGAAGTTTGTCGCGAATCGAGATAAATTAAATATCTCTAAAGATGCGTATATTGAGGGCGAAGTGAGTATTGGCCCTATTCCGACAGGTTTTGGCTTAGCGGTAATACTGAATGTTCACTTAGAAGGTTTAGAGCAAAACGAGGCGCAAAAGCTGGTTGATGCTGCACATATTGTGTGTCCATATTCAAATGCAACACGTGGCAATATTGATGTGACCTTGAATGTGATTGTTTGA
- a CDS encoding VacJ family lipoprotein, whose amino-acid sequence MHRSSLIWVGMLSFSLSTPVFAQDESINNNTTDSAVPKMNESPVVETKSDVKHPRLESLKELKNLKVDDLKVNASAAQSDGIKDPLQPLNRQIYEFNDMLDRNVARPLAVQYTEKVPTEVRGSYRQFRKNLGEPWNAVNQVAQGRFGRAAQTLGRFTLNTVTTLGFADPARRLGLGTEDESLGTTLGYYGVPSGPYLMLPLMGPSTLRDGLSSIVDSQARPQKYLLEDNDRLYYSEQVMRGIDARSQLLDVEDVLQGDKYAAIRDIYLQRKNFQIAQKKGGETGADLFIDSDGDADFIK is encoded by the coding sequence ATGCATCGTTCTTCTCTTATATGGGTCGGTATGCTGAGTTTTAGTTTATCGACTCCTGTTTTTGCACAAGATGAAAGCATCAATAACAATACGACTGATTCTGCTGTGCCTAAAATGAATGAGTCACCAGTAGTTGAGACAAAATCTGATGTGAAGCATCCACGCCTTGAGTCACTAAAAGAACTTAAAAATTTAAAAGTTGATGATTTAAAGGTGAATGCGTCTGCTGCTCAGTCAGATGGTATTAAAGACCCGCTGCAACCTTTAAACCGTCAGATCTATGAATTTAACGATATGCTTGACCGTAATGTGGCGCGTCCGCTTGCTGTTCAGTACACAGAAAAAGTGCCAACTGAAGTTCGTGGTTCATACCGACAGTTTCGTAAAAATTTAGGTGAACCTTGGAATGCAGTCAACCAAGTGGCGCAAGGTCGTTTTGGCCGTGCCGCACAAACCTTAGGTCGCTTTACCCTTAATACAGTGACCACATTGGGTTTTGCAGATCCAGCGCGACGTTTAGGTCTAGGCACTGAAGATGAATCTTTAGGAACCACATTGGGCTACTACGGTGTACCTTCTGGTCCTTATTTGATGCTGCCATTGATGGGTCCTAGTACGCTTAGGGATGGCTTAAGTAGTATTGTGGACAGTCAAGCACGTCCTCAGAAATATCTACTCGAAGACAATGATCGCTTGTACTACTCAGAACAAGTGATGCGTGGCATTGATGCGCGTTCGCAACTGCTCGATGTAGAAGATGTTTTACAAGGTGACAAATACGCGGCTATTCGTGATATTTATTTACAGCGTAAAAATTTCCAAATTGCTCAGAAAAAAGGTGGTGAAACTGGCGCAGACTTATTTATTGATTCAGACGGCGATGCCGATTTTATTAAATAA